The Dermacentor albipictus isolate Rhodes 1998 colony chromosome 2, USDA_Dalb.pri_finalv2, whole genome shotgun sequence genome has a segment encoding these proteins:
- the LOC135919333 gene encoding uncharacterized protein, with the protein MPDSGDQQLLLIDTDAGVDDALAILLALASPCKILAITCVSGNVQMSNVYTNVLRILNHCGRLEVPVYQGCRRPLVTSPINAVSIHGRDGLGGAAERYPLPADGAFERRSEHASQALVSLAHKHVGAATLVALGPLTNLAVASRLDPDFFANLKQIVVMGGTCDGIGNVTASGEFNFVCDPEATRVVLSEASEKVRLVPYETCIRHTLDWDWYTDWVSMDTHKSRMVRDISEGIMLRMRDLLRLPGFYSCDLLAMATVVNPAVVLRTETYPAWLELHGTSTRGALIVDKRPGLKGTKPNIRFVLQLDTATLKEMYTRMVR; encoded by the exons ATGCCCGACAGCGGCGACCAGCAGCTCCTGCTCATCGACACCGACGCTGGCGTCGACGATGCGCTCGCCATCTTGTTGGCCCTCGCCAGCCC GTGCAAAATCTTGGCCATCACCTGCGTGTCCGGCAATGTGCAAATGTCCAACGTCTACACCAACGTCCTGCGGATACTCAACCACTGCGGCAGGCTCGAG GTGCCGGTGTACCAGGGCTGCCGGCGGCCCCTGGTGACGAGCCCCATTAATGCGGTCAGCATCCACGGCCGGGACGGCCTGGGCGGTGCTGCCGAACGGTACCCGCTGCCCGCCGACGGCGCCTTCGAACGTCGCAGCGAGCACGCGTCGCAGGCGCTCGTGTCGCTGGCGCACAAGCACGTCGGCGCCGCCACGCTCGTGGCACTCGGCCCGCTCACAAACCTGGCCGTGGCCAGCCGACTGGACCCCGACTTCTTCGCGAACCTCAAGCAGATCGTCGTCATGGGCGGCACCTGCGACG GCATCGGAAATGTGACTGCGTCCGGCGAGTTCAACTTCGTGTGCGACCCTGAAGCCACCAGGGTGGTGCTGAGCGAAGCAAGCGAGAAGGTTCGGCTCGTCCCCTACGAAACCTGCATCAGGCACACTCTCGACTGG GACTGGTACACCGACTGGGTTAGCATGGACACGCACAAGAGCCGCATGGTGCGCGACATCTCCGAGGGCATCATGCTGCGCATGCGCGACTTGCTCAGGCTGCCGGGCTTCTACTCGTGCGACCTGCTCGCCATGGCGACCGTGGTGAACCCTGCCGTGGTGCTCAGAACCGAGACGTACCCGGCCTGGCTCGAACTGCACGGCACCAGCACACGCGGTGCGCTCATCGTGGACAAGCGGCCCGGCCTGAAGGGCACCAAGCCCAACATCCGCTTCGTGCTGCAGCTGGACACGGCCACGCTCAAGGAGATGTACACGCGGATGGTGCGCTGA